The Tautonia marina genome contains a region encoding:
- a CDS encoding APC family permease, with translation MLTDPTKASRPILPRVLGPATAYSAIVGSVIGSGIFIVPARVAGTLGSISLIIAIWIAGGLLTLAGALTVAELGAMLPQAGGPYVYLREAFGKLAGFLFGWTEFLVIRSGSVAALAAGFALYFGEVVPAPNGIPKAAWEAGVAILAMTTLAILNVLGAKVGGGVQVLGTVLKVGTMVAMILLPLPFLMGVARTDNLSPMWPTDLSGSLTRAMLAAMVGVLWTYDGWINITALAEEIREPERNIPRAAILGTLTLIAVYLGVTLSYHLVLPMADVAQPPDGRNVAGAFFVRLFGLPGAWLIALVVMGSIFIALNGNALSGPRAYFAMARDGLLPHSISHVHPRFHTPANAIIIQTAWAALLTAAGAIFLVIEAPGTESGLPVWLRNAWVKLNQTPLYDVLFSYVIFGATFMYALTVASVFVLRRTRPDLNRPYRTWGYPITPIIYLAGAALLLGNMLQETFAESIVGLGIILAGVPAYLVMSRRGGP, from the coding sequence ATGTTGACCGATCCAACGAAAGCCAGCCGCCCGATTTTGCCTCGCGTTCTGGGACCAGCAACTGCGTACAGCGCGATCGTCGGATCGGTGATTGGCTCGGGCATCTTCATCGTGCCGGCGAGGGTCGCGGGAACCCTCGGGTCGATCAGTCTGATCATTGCCATCTGGATCGCCGGAGGCTTGCTCACGCTGGCCGGAGCCCTGACGGTCGCCGAGCTGGGGGCGATGCTCCCACAAGCCGGTGGGCCGTATGTGTATTTGAGGGAGGCGTTCGGCAAGCTCGCGGGCTTCCTCTTCGGCTGGACCGAATTCCTGGTCATCCGATCCGGCTCGGTCGCGGCCCTGGCCGCCGGATTTGCGCTCTATTTCGGAGAGGTGGTGCCGGCCCCGAACGGCATTCCCAAGGCGGCCTGGGAAGCGGGCGTGGCCATCCTGGCGATGACGACCCTGGCCATCCTGAACGTCCTGGGCGCAAAGGTCGGCGGGGGTGTGCAGGTCCTCGGCACGGTGCTGAAGGTCGGCACAATGGTCGCCATGATCCTGCTCCCGTTGCCCTTCCTGATGGGAGTGGCCCGGACCGACAACCTCTCCCCCATGTGGCCGACGGACCTGAGCGGCTCACTCACCCGGGCCATGCTCGCAGCGATGGTCGGCGTACTCTGGACGTACGACGGTTGGATCAACATTACCGCACTCGCTGAGGAGATCCGGGAACCCGAGCGGAACATTCCCCGAGCGGCGATTCTGGGAACCCTGACCCTGATTGCCGTGTATCTCGGGGTCACACTCTCGTATCACCTGGTCTTGCCGATGGCCGATGTCGCGCAGCCGCCCGACGGCCGAAATGTGGCGGGGGCGTTCTTTGTTCGGTTGTTCGGCCTGCCCGGTGCCTGGCTCATCGCCCTGGTCGTGATGGGGTCGATCTTCATCGCATTGAATGGGAATGCCCTGTCCGGCCCTCGGGCATATTTCGCCATGGCCCGAGATGGATTGCTCCCGCACTCGATTAGCCATGTTCATCCGAGGTTCCATACCCCGGCCAACGCCATCATCATTCAGACCGCCTGGGCAGCGCTTCTGACGGCCGCCGGAGCCATCTTCCTGGTGATCGAGGCGCCAGGTACGGAGAGCGGCTTGCCGGTCTGGCTCCGAAACGCCTGGGTGAAACTCAATCAGACACCTCTTTATGATGTTCTGTTCTCTTACGTGATTTTTGGCGCGACGTTCATGTATGCCCTGACCGTCGCGTCCGTCTTCGTTCTCCGGCGAACCCGGCCCGACCTGAACCGCCCCTACCGAACGTGGGGCTACCCAATCACGCCAATCATCTACCTGGCCGGTGCCGCGTTGCTGCTCGGCAACATGCTTCAAGAGACGTTCGCCGAGTCGATTGTCGGGCTCGGCATCATCCTCGCGGGTGTCCCGGCGTATCTGGTGATGAGCCGTCGGGGAGGCCCGTGA
- a CDS encoding alpha/beta hydrolase: MILSLLLAMILESDPISAAELRDALRSPITAEASDRLANRIRERLPETADLARGAHFHNEGLAAFIVAAPSDANPAPRLEGMVTRQQGRDLKPIGDTGLWAIVLEVANDQKFNYELTLGDDRIGGGSIEMPGWAYPPESSERPGQEYGTFREFSFRSEVFDNDRTGWIFIPSAYDGSEPAALMVFQDGDAYKREHVGTVVENLIADGAMPVTILALLNPGVNDDGSRNRSVEYDTLSDRYATFLADEVIPRLESEFTLRDDPSFRAIGGASSGGICAFTVAWERPDLFGRVCSHIGSFTNIRGGGAYPEIVRNSERKPIVKVVLHDGRNDLINRFGNWWEANIRMHAALSETGYDVDFVTDDSYHGYQAAGRVLPETLRLTWDGWND; the protein is encoded by the coding sequence ATGATCCTCTCCCTCCTGCTTGCGATGATTCTGGAGTCCGACCCAATTTCTGCGGCGGAATTGCGAGACGCCTTGCGTTCCCCCATCACCGCAGAGGCAAGCGATCGGCTGGCCAATCGCATTCGAGAACGCCTTCCCGAAACAGCCGATCTGGCTCGGGGAGCGCATTTCCATAACGAGGGACTGGCCGCGTTTATTGTAGCCGCCCCGAGCGACGCCAATCCCGCCCCTCGGCTCGAAGGGATGGTCACGAGACAACAGGGCCGGGACCTGAAGCCGATCGGTGATACCGGACTGTGGGCAATCGTGCTGGAGGTCGCCAACGACCAGAAATTCAATTACGAGTTGACTCTGGGAGACGACCGAATCGGTGGTGGGTCGATCGAGATGCCCGGGTGGGCGTATCCCCCCGAGTCGTCTGAGCGGCCGGGCCAGGAGTACGGGACGTTCCGCGAGTTCTCCTTCCGAAGCGAGGTCTTCGACAACGATCGCACCGGATGGATCTTCATTCCCAGTGCGTACGACGGTTCCGAACCGGCCGCCTTGATGGTCTTCCAGGACGGAGATGCGTACAAGCGCGAGCATGTCGGCACAGTTGTCGAGAACCTGATCGCCGATGGAGCCATGCCGGTGACGATCCTGGCCTTGCTGAATCCGGGCGTCAACGACGACGGTTCGCGAAACCGGAGCGTTGAGTACGATACCCTGAGCGATCGCTACGCGACCTTCCTGGCCGACGAGGTCATCCCCCGACTGGAGTCGGAGTTTACCCTGCGCGATGATCCGTCGTTTCGGGCCATTGGTGGGGCGTCGTCGGGAGGCATCTGTGCGTTCACGGTCGCCTGGGAGCGGCCGGATCTGTTTGGTCGGGTCTGCTCGCACATCGGCAGCTTCACGAACATCCGGGGGGGAGGTGCGTACCCCGAGATCGTCCGGAATTCGGAGCGCAAGCCGATCGTCAAAGTCGTCCTGCACGATGGCCGCAATGATCTGATCAATCGCTTCGGCAACTGGTGGGAGGCCAACATCCGGATGCACGCCGCCCTGTCGGAAACCGGTTACGACGTCGATTTCGTCACCGACGATAGCTATCACGGCTATCAGGCCGCCGGTCGTGTCTTGCCAGAAACGCTCCGCTTGACCTGGGACGGTTGGAACGACTGA
- a CDS encoding metallophosphoesterase: MPTTGRSLAPGLVDGPTGWRLAPEGAAIFEADQVAIVADVHLGYEWARASGGDIVPSHSLGETINKFDRLLNRVPVDRLIVAGDVTESAAPCPRTARSLARLRAWFAERRVEFLMIAGNHDPRRRPPLPESITVGGWTIAHGHRPIPGDRIVFGHHHPTLKAAGRSAPCFLFDDRTIALPAFSANAAGLDVGSAPLPRALQAGTLRCVAGTGSELLDFGPLAELRARLATRNG, from the coding sequence ATGCCGACCACCGGGCGATCGTTGGCTCCGGGACTCGTTGACGGCCCAACCGGCTGGCGGCTTGCCCCGGAGGGAGCAGCGATCTTCGAGGCCGATCAGGTTGCGATTGTCGCCGATGTGCACCTCGGCTACGAGTGGGCGAGAGCTTCGGGGGGCGATATTGTGCCGTCGCATTCGCTCGGAGAGACGATCAACAAATTCGATCGCCTGCTCAATCGCGTGCCGGTCGATCGGCTCATCGTCGCCGGGGATGTCACCGAGTCGGCTGCGCCGTGCCCAAGGACGGCTCGATCGCTGGCCCGCCTCCGAGCCTGGTTTGCCGAGCGTCGAGTCGAGTTTCTCATGATCGCCGGCAACCACGACCCGCGCCGACGCCCCCCCTTGCCGGAATCGATTACCGTGGGAGGCTGGACGATCGCCCACGGCCACCGCCCGATTCCCGGCGACCGGATCGTCTTCGGCCATCATCACCCCACCTTGAAGGCGGCCGGGCGATCGGCTCCGTGCTTCCTGTTCGATGACCGGACCATCGCGCTACCGGCCTTCTCGGCGAACGCGGCGGGGCTGGATGTGGGATCGGCTCCCTTGCCCAGAGCGCTGCAAGCAGGCACCTTGCGATGTGTCGCGGGGACAGGATCGGAACTGCTCGACTTCGGCCCGCTTGCGGAGTTGCGTGCTCGACTTGCGACCCGGAACGGCTGA
- a CDS encoding alpha/beta hydrolase family protein, which translates to MTSLILATALLTSAVPGTVQDEPSPVLGHWVGTLKVGPIELILVLHVTSTDEGELAGTLDSPDQGSFGLKVDQISLDDRTLQFESQTVAASFEGTLAEDGQTIKGTFHQGGRANPITLTLTPEDELPRPVDAPEVLLGIWQGPIELPLGQTLRVAIRVEPVKGSPDTRRAVFDSIDQDVKGIPVTAISVENKAVRFEVKSIGGSFEGTINDDRTRIEGQWTQSILSLPLSLEKVEATSTLNRPQHPEPPFPYAVEEVTFANPAAEIQLAGTLTIPEGDGPFPAAVLVSGSGPQDRDETIVRHKPFLVIADHLTRAGIAVLRFDDRGVGKSEGDHASATTEDFATDALAAVRFLRNRPEIDSGTIGIIGHSEGGVIGPLAAIKAPEDVAFLVLLAGTGVTGREIILRQTDLIARASGLPDELVAFQVKVLDELTAPPASGKAAALDTEAIEALTREALEVLSPEQRTAMEESDVALALSASELQRPWFRFFLTYDPRPALRQVTCPVLALFGEKDLQVDPTQNAPEVEAALRESGNPQSSVVLLPGLNHLFQHTESGSPTEYGSIEETIAPEVLDQMTDWIRSVTSRNHSRKAP; encoded by the coding sequence ATGACCTCGCTGATCCTTGCAACCGCGTTGTTGACCTCGGCTGTGCCGGGAACCGTCCAGGACGAACCGTCTCCCGTCCTTGGCCACTGGGTCGGCACGTTGAAGGTCGGTCCGATCGAATTGATCCTCGTCTTGCACGTGACCTCGACCGACGAAGGAGAACTGGCTGGAACTCTGGACAGCCCCGATCAGGGGTCGTTTGGACTGAAGGTCGATCAGATTTCCCTCGACGATCGGACGCTCCAGTTCGAAAGCCAGACCGTTGCGGCAAGCTTTGAGGGAACGCTGGCCGAGGATGGTCAGACGATCAAAGGAACATTTCACCAGGGTGGCCGAGCAAACCCGATCACCCTGACCCTCACTCCGGAAGACGAACTCCCTCGGCCCGTCGATGCCCCGGAAGTGTTGCTTGGCATCTGGCAAGGGCCGATCGAGCTGCCGCTCGGCCAGACGCTTCGCGTGGCGATTCGCGTGGAACCCGTCAAGGGGTCGCCGGACACGCGCCGGGCCGTCTTCGACAGTATCGATCAGGACGTGAAGGGAATCCCCGTCACCGCGATCTCAGTCGAGAACAAGGCCGTCCGATTCGAGGTCAAATCCATCGGAGGCTCGTTTGAAGGCACGATCAACGACGATCGCACCCGGATCGAGGGACAGTGGACGCAATCCATCCTGAGCCTCCCGTTGTCTCTCGAAAAGGTCGAGGCGACGAGCACGCTCAACCGTCCGCAGCATCCAGAACCGCCGTTTCCCTACGCGGTCGAGGAGGTCACATTCGCCAATCCGGCCGCCGAGATTCAGCTCGCCGGCACCCTGACGATCCCCGAAGGAGACGGGCCGTTTCCGGCGGCCGTGCTGGTGAGCGGCTCCGGTCCGCAAGATCGGGATGAGACGATCGTGAGGCACAAGCCCTTCCTGGTCATCGCCGATCACCTGACCCGCGCGGGCATCGCCGTGCTGCGGTTCGATGATCGAGGGGTCGGGAAGTCTGAGGGGGATCACGCCTCGGCCACCACGGAAGACTTCGCCACCGATGCCCTCGCCGCCGTGCGGTTTCTGCGGAATCGGCCAGAGATCGATTCGGGGACCATCGGCATCATCGGCCACAGTGAAGGAGGGGTCATCGGTCCCCTAGCAGCAATCAAGGCTCCCGAGGACGTCGCGTTTCTGGTCCTGCTTGCCGGAACCGGTGTGACCGGCCGGGAGATCATCCTGCGGCAAACCGACCTGATCGCCCGGGCCTCGGGACTTCCCGATGAGCTGGTCGCGTTTCAGGTCAAGGTTCTGGACGAGCTGACGGCCCCACCGGCATCGGGCAAGGCCGCGGCCCTCGACACCGAGGCAATTGAAGCGTTGACCCGTGAGGCGCTCGAAGTCCTGAGTCCCGAACAACGCACTGCAATGGAAGAGTCGGACGTGGCGCTCGCGCTCTCCGCCTCCGAGTTGCAACGCCCCTGGTTCCGCTTCTTTCTGACGTATGACCCGAGGCCGGCCCTCCGGCAGGTGACCTGTCCGGTTCTTGCTCTGTTCGGCGAGAAGGATCTTCAAGTCGATCCGACCCAGAATGCGCCTGAGGTCGAAGCCGCCCTCCGAGAGAGTGGCAATCCCCAGTCAAGCGTGGTTCTGTTGCCTGGCCTGAATCATCTCTTTCAGCACACCGAGAGCGGCTCTCCGACCGAATATGGGTCGATCGAAGAGACCATCGCACCGGAAGTCCTCGACCAGATGACCGACTGGATCCGATCGGTTACATCTCGGAACCACTCAAGAAAAGCTCCGTGA
- a CDS encoding threonine ammonia-lyase: MSDSTSFLEIPVGLEQIREAADRLSGLAHRTPVLTCSALDERVGASVFLKCENFQRIGAFKFRGAMNAILQLSDDERRAGVVTHSSGNHAQAIALAAKLAGVPACVVMPHTAPSIKRQATEGHGARVVSCEPTVADREATVARLIDEHGYTLVHPYDDWRVIAGAGTAALELIEDAGPLNVVMAPIGGGGLMAGTCLATAGSSPSTRLVGSEPSRADDARRSLELGQIQPSDNPKTVADGLRTSLGSRPFAVLSRHLERIVTVEESEILEAMRFIWERLNLIIEPSCAVPVAALLAHRVPEVRGARVGVILTGGNVDLDPMFQSLAERWLGEGR; this comes from the coding sequence GTGAGTGACTCTACGAGTTTCCTGGAGATTCCGGTCGGGCTGGAACAGATCCGCGAGGCCGCCGATCGCCTGAGCGGTCTGGCCCATCGGACTCCGGTTCTGACCTGCTCGGCGTTGGATGAGCGGGTTGGCGCCTCCGTTTTTCTGAAGTGTGAAAACTTCCAGCGGATTGGTGCGTTCAAGTTCCGAGGAGCGATGAATGCCATCCTGCAACTCTCGGACGACGAGCGACGAGCCGGAGTCGTCACGCATTCCTCAGGCAATCATGCCCAGGCGATTGCGCTCGCGGCGAAGCTCGCGGGAGTACCGGCCTGCGTGGTCATGCCGCATACGGCGCCGAGCATCAAACGCCAGGCGACCGAAGGGCATGGGGCTCGTGTCGTCTCCTGCGAGCCGACCGTTGCGGATCGCGAAGCAACGGTTGCCCGCTTGATCGACGAGCATGGTTACACACTCGTTCATCCCTACGACGACTGGCGCGTGATTGCCGGAGCCGGGACGGCCGCCCTGGAACTGATCGAGGACGCCGGGCCGCTCAACGTTGTCATGGCTCCCATCGGCGGTGGAGGCTTGATGGCCGGAACCTGCCTGGCGACGGCCGGATCGAGCCCCTCAACCCGGCTGGTCGGTTCCGAGCCAAGCCGAGCCGACGACGCGAGGCGATCTCTCGAACTTGGGCAGATCCAACCGTCGGACAACCCGAAGACCGTGGCCGATGGCCTTCGTACGTCGCTCGGTTCTCGCCCCTTCGCGGTCCTCTCGCGTCACCTGGAGCGGATCGTCACCGTAGAAGAATCAGAGATTCTTGAAGCGATGCGCTTCATCTGGGAGCGTTTGAATCTCATCATCGAGCCCTCGTGTGCCGTGCCGGTCGCCGCGTTGCTTGCCCACCGCGTTCCGGAGGTCCGTGGGGCTCGGGTCGGAGTCATTCTGACAGGTGGGAATGTCGACCTCGACCCGATGTTTCAGTCACTCGCCGAACGCTGGCTCGGCGAGGGTCGTTGA
- the cls gene encoding cardiolipin synthase, which translates to MLLVAASIHWGHVLITGLGILVSLIATMHVLLHKKETRAAIGWIGLIWLSPILGAIVYVLLGINRIERKARALRRDRPSVHKLDPEGYTDALLIERLGQDRAHLATLARLGWAATGRRLLGGNRVRLLDGGDETYPAMIREIDRAERSITLLTYIFRNDEAGIPVAEALSRARDRGVEIRILIDGLGSVHEGAPIVEHLRSLGLTVALFIPTLRPDWMRYANLRNHRKVMIIDGHLGFTGGMNILDDFLSRPHEQRGVHARDTHFEICGPVVTTLQQSFADDWAFSTEEILDGELWFPRDHPCEGDTIARIIVDGPDLQDNPLSAVLFGALAVARNSVSIVTPYFIPDPPLSAALISAAQRGVDVEILVPQKNNHAVVQWAGIPLLEPLLEAGCRVLLLEPPFDHSKLMVVDDAWSFFGSANWDPRSLVLNFELNVECYDPDLAAEINRFLEDRRRHSCELTLDSLRRRSLPLKLRDNLARLFSPYL; encoded by the coding sequence ATGCTGCTGGTTGCCGCGTCGATTCACTGGGGACATGTTCTCATCACGGGATTGGGCATCCTGGTGAGCCTCATCGCCACCATGCATGTTTTGTTGCACAAGAAGGAGACGCGGGCGGCGATCGGTTGGATCGGTCTCATCTGGCTCTCGCCGATTCTGGGAGCGATCGTCTACGTGCTGCTGGGAATCAACCGGATCGAACGGAAGGCCAGGGCGTTGCGGCGGGATCGGCCCTCGGTGCATAAGCTCGACCCGGAAGGCTATACAGATGCCCTGTTAATCGAACGGCTCGGCCAGGATCGTGCTCATCTGGCGACGCTGGCCCGGCTTGGCTGGGCGGCGACGGGACGGCGACTGCTGGGAGGCAATCGCGTCAGGCTGCTCGATGGCGGCGACGAAACCTATCCGGCGATGATTCGGGAGATTGACCGAGCCGAGCGGTCGATCACCCTCTTGACCTATATCTTCCGCAACGACGAAGCCGGGATTCCGGTGGCCGAGGCCCTGTCCCGAGCCCGCGATCGGGGGGTTGAGATTCGGATCCTGATCGACGGCCTCGGCTCGGTCCATGAAGGCGCGCCGATCGTTGAGCACCTGCGAAGCCTTGGCCTCACCGTCGCACTGTTCATCCCCACCCTTCGGCCCGACTGGATGCGTTATGCCAACCTTCGGAATCACCGAAAGGTGATGATCATTGATGGCCATCTCGGGTTTACCGGAGGCATGAACATCCTTGATGACTTTCTGAGTCGACCGCACGAGCAGCGCGGAGTTCATGCCCGCGACACCCACTTCGAGATTTGTGGCCCGGTCGTCACCACGCTGCAGCAATCCTTCGCGGACGACTGGGCGTTTAGCACGGAGGAGATCCTCGACGGTGAGCTCTGGTTTCCTCGCGATCATCCGTGCGAAGGTGACACGATCGCCCGCATCATCGTGGATGGCCCCGACCTGCAAGACAACCCGTTGTCTGCCGTCCTGTTCGGAGCACTTGCGGTCGCTCGGAATTCCGTGTCGATCGTCACCCCTTATTTTATCCCCGACCCTCCGCTCTCAGCCGCCTTGATCTCGGCGGCGCAGCGCGGTGTTGACGTGGAGATTCTCGTTCCCCAAAAGAATAATCATGCAGTTGTTCAGTGGGCTGGAATCCCGTTGCTCGAACCGTTGCTTGAAGCGGGATGCCGTGTCCTGCTTCTGGAACCGCCGTTCGACCATTCCAAGCTGATGGTGGTCGACGATGCCTGGTCGTTCTTCGGTTCGGCCAACTGGGATCCGAGGAGCCTGGTCCTGAATTTCGAGTTGAACGTGGAATGCTACGATCCCGACCTTGCGGCCGAGATCAACCGGTTTCTTGAGGATCGTCGTCGCCACTCTTGCGAGTTGACCCTCGATTCCCTCAGGCGTCGATCGCTTCCGCTGAAACTCCGAGACAACCTTGCCCGGCTGTTCTCACCGTATCTTTGA
- a CDS encoding NAD-dependent epimerase/dehydratase family protein gives MRVLMTGGYGCIGSWVTLQLIEGGHEVAILDLKRDTHRLELLLSPEQLELVQFLPGDVTDPNLVREAAEQFGATQLLHLAALQVPLCRADPIKGALVNVVGTLAVFETARVLKDQISRVVYASSAAVHGPSEPGGAPLADEVRLTPVTHYGAYKVCNELNARVYWLDHGISSVALRPWTVYGVGRDFGMTSEPTKAIKAVAAGRDYAISYGGLQDLQYVGDVAAAFVRALDAPFEGADAFNVRGDVVPIETFVSTFESVVPEAKGRVSHGSNQLPIAPSLDEGRLQAQLGPLPRTSLGQGIADTYQRFSSLRAQGRLDLSDL, from the coding sequence GTGCGCGTCTTGATGACCGGCGGATACGGATGCATTGGTTCCTGGGTCACCCTGCAACTGATCGAAGGAGGCCATGAGGTCGCGATCCTCGACCTGAAACGGGACACGCACCGCCTGGAATTGCTGCTCAGTCCCGAACAACTGGAACTCGTGCAGTTTCTTCCTGGCGATGTGACCGATCCGAATCTCGTCCGGGAGGCGGCCGAGCAGTTCGGAGCCACCCAGCTGCTCCACCTGGCCGCCTTGCAGGTGCCCCTCTGCCGGGCCGATCCCATCAAGGGAGCCCTGGTCAACGTCGTCGGCACTCTGGCGGTCTTTGAAACGGCTCGGGTTCTGAAGGATCAGATTTCGAGGGTCGTCTACGCCAGCTCGGCCGCGGTACACGGTCCCTCAGAACCAGGAGGCGCCCCTCTGGCCGACGAGGTCCGCCTCACCCCGGTGACCCATTACGGCGCCTACAAGGTCTGCAACGAGCTTAATGCCCGGGTTTACTGGCTCGACCACGGCATTTCGAGCGTCGCGTTGCGTCCCTGGACCGTGTACGGAGTCGGTCGGGACTTCGGCATGACCAGCGAGCCGACCAAAGCGATCAAGGCTGTCGCCGCCGGCCGCGACTATGCGATCAGCTATGGCGGCCTTCAGGACCTTCAGTACGTCGGGGACGTGGCCGCCGCCTTCGTCCGGGCCCTCGACGCGCCGTTCGAGGGGGCCGATGCCTTTAACGTCCGGGGCGATGTCGTGCCGATCGAAACGTTCGTCTCCACGTTCGAATCCGTCGTTCCCGAGGCGAAAGGCCGCGTCTCACACGGTTCGAATCAGTTGCCCATCGCCCCAAGTCTCGACGAAGGTCGGCTTCAGGCTCAGCTCGGCCCCCTGCCCCGGACCAGCCTCGGTCAAGGGATCGCCGACACCTACCAGCGGTTTTCGAGCCTTCGAGCCCAAGGACGCCTCGACCTGTCGGATCTGTGA
- a CDS encoding sulfite oxidase — protein sequence MSQEATSAIPKSNRRSLLRRALGGTAAGIGIWAWRESEALGWFAEANESDRELIIRNLVPLDAETPVTSLGRWITPNDLFFKRSHFVEPAILSEPWRVEIKGMVDRPISLTLDDLAEMEQITRPVVLQCAGNGRGLFRPNIPGIPWAKGAVGNAEWTGVRLVDLLDRAGVKDGAKHVHLLGADRPPHPKTPAFFRSIPLVKAVDPMTMVATHMNGEPLPELHGGPLRLIVPCWTANHSLKWLREITLADEEAPGFYQRTGYRIPRELAPPGSWIEDPEGEVVPVTAMNVKSLITSPGDGQTLSSGPMEISGVAWTGPGRITEVEVSIDGGPWQSATLTGPDVEGSWRTWQHVWNAPSGSHTIRARAVDSHGETQPEQSPWNRSGYLWNSIEAITVEIA from the coding sequence ATGAGCCAGGAAGCCACGAGTGCGATCCCGAAGTCAAACCGCCGATCGCTCTTACGTCGAGCCCTGGGCGGCACCGCGGCGGGAATCGGCATCTGGGCCTGGCGAGAATCAGAGGCGCTCGGGTGGTTCGCCGAGGCGAACGAATCCGACCGGGAGCTGATCATTCGGAACCTCGTCCCGCTCGACGCTGAAACACCGGTTACAAGCCTGGGACGCTGGATCACCCCGAATGATCTGTTCTTCAAGCGCAGTCACTTTGTCGAGCCGGCGATTCTCTCCGAGCCGTGGCGGGTCGAGATCAAAGGGATGGTCGATCGGCCGATCTCGCTGACCCTGGACGATCTGGCCGAGATGGAACAGATCACCAGGCCGGTCGTGCTCCAGTGCGCCGGGAACGGCCGGGGACTGTTCCGCCCGAACATTCCGGGGATTCCCTGGGCGAAGGGGGCCGTCGGCAACGCGGAATGGACCGGGGTGCGGCTGGTTGATCTGCTCGATCGGGCGGGTGTGAAGGACGGAGCGAAGCACGTCCACCTGCTCGGGGCCGACCGACCACCGCATCCGAAAACCCCGGCGTTTTTCCGAAGTATCCCGCTGGTCAAGGCGGTCGATCCGATGACGATGGTCGCCACCCACATGAACGGCGAACCCCTGCCCGAACTGCACGGCGGACCGCTTCGTCTGATCGTGCCGTGCTGGACCGCCAATCACTCGCTCAAGTGGCTCCGTGAGATCACCCTGGCCGACGAGGAAGCCCCCGGCTTTTACCAGAGGACCGGCTACCGGATTCCGCGCGAACTGGCCCCGCCCGGCTCCTGGATCGAGGACCCGGAGGGAGAAGTGGTCCCTGTGACGGCGATGAATGTCAAGTCGCTGATCACCAGTCCCGGCGATGGTCAAACGCTCTCATCTGGCCCCATGGAAATCAGCGGAGTCGCCTGGACCGGCCCCGGCCGCATCACCGAGGTGGAGGTTTCGATCGACGGTGGCCCCTGGCAATCAGCCACCCTGACCGGCCCCGACGTGGAAGGCTCCTGGCGGACCTGGCAACATGTCTGGAACGCGCCTAGCGGCTCGCACACCATCCGGGCCCGAGCCGTCGATTCCCACGGTGAGACCCAGCCGGAACAATCCCCCTGGAACCGCAGCGGTTACCTCTGGAATTCGATCGAAGCGATCACGGTCGAGATTGCCTGA
- a CDS encoding c-type cytochrome: MQTRIALVAVALAVTVLAGSLARISPGRVHAEAVPRQDDAGDDERAFERELGRRSLEGNCLMCHSIEMIETQRLTPEQWAAEVEKMVGWGAPVPPEETALLVAYLASSYATESDEPVFDRQTLDNARSSTRPQPDADALPEGQADRGAAVFTEHCATCHGPDGLGGDLGVSLIARSVLLRPVDYATILREGRHRMPGFQIVLNDQQIADTLAWLRGQSR, translated from the coding sequence ATGCAGACACGAATCGCTCTTGTCGCCGTTGCCCTGGCGGTTACAGTCCTGGCCGGCTCGTTGGCACGCATTTCGCCTGGCCGGGTCCACGCGGAAGCGGTCCCTCGACAGGATGATGCCGGGGATGACGAACGGGCCTTCGAGCGCGAGTTGGGGCGTCGAAGTCTCGAAGGCAACTGCCTGATGTGCCACTCGATCGAGATGATCGAGACCCAGCGTCTCACTCCCGAGCAGTGGGCCGCCGAGGTCGAGAAGATGGTCGGCTGGGGGGCGCCCGTTCCTCCCGAAGAAACAGCTCTGCTGGTGGCTTACCTGGCCTCCTCCTACGCGACCGAATCGGACGAGCCCGTCTTCGATCGGCAAACGCTCGACAATGCCCGATCCTCGACCCGCCCCCAGCCCGATGCCGACGCCCTTCCCGAAGGTCAGGCCGACCGCGGGGCGGCCGTCTTCACCGAGCACTGCGCAACCTGCCACGGTCCGGACGGATTGGGCGGCGATCTTGGGGTTAGCCTGATTGCTCGCTCGGTCTTGCTCCGACCGGTGGATTACGCCACGATTCTCCGCGAAGGACGCCATCGGATGCCCGGCTTCCAGATCGTGCTGAACGATCAGCAAATTGCCGATACGCTCGCCTGGCTCCGGGGTCAGTCCCGCTGA